The Inediibacterium massiliense genome has a segment encoding these proteins:
- a CDS encoding DUF1850 domain-containing protein, which yields MDIKRVSRWKIIVLCILIVGLILIRNMKCEKVLVVEDVDEHVKNEFILLDPKFTIGYTHSVLLTPVEEFFQVKDSHKLFLYETIYESFGVGLPYSQEEGDFQIKDGKFILKIQRNFDAIHLRVSPIPKHWLSVGDHRYELIDLVKKPDDLIKIYVVDRWVLKIGKDYKTF from the coding sequence TTGGACATAAAGAGAGTGAGCAGATGGAAAATCATTGTTTTGTGTATTTTAATTGTAGGATTGATTTTGATTAGGAATATGAAATGTGAAAAGGTATTAGTAGTTGAAGATGTAGATGAACATGTAAAAAATGAATTCATCCTCTTGGATCCAAAGTTTACTATTGGATATACACATTCTGTATTACTGACTCCAGTAGAAGAATTTTTTCAAGTGAAGGATAGTCATAAGTTATTTCTTTATGAAACCATATATGAATCCTTTGGAGTAGGGCTTCCTTATTCACAAGAAGAAGGAGATTTTCAGATAAAGGATGGAAAGTTTATATTAAAAATACAAAGAAATTTTGATGCGATTCATTTAAGAGTATCACCAATTCCTAAACATTGGTTATCTGTTGGAGATCATCGATATGAACTTATAGATTTAGTAAAGAAACCTGATGATCTGATTAAAATTTATGTGGTAGATAGATGGGTCTTAAAGATTGGCAAAGATTATAAAACTTTTTAA
- a CDS encoding TRAP transporter permease encodes MKQNKDIKPQEIGEMSGGDTQDILRKYDKGSDFRQLKGFAGKVISALLICFTLFQLYTGVFGVMDAMLQRAVHLAFGLSLVFLLYPSRKNWPREKMHPVDILLAIIAATVCMYVVVFYKELVLRAGTVNTTDMIIGVLAIILVLEAARRVIGWPMVIIAGLFILYALFGAYIPGQLAHRGVDIENLVQQLFFTTEGIFGIPIGVSSTFIFMFLLFGAYLEKTGMGEFFIDSANALAGFAAGGPAKVAVISSGCMGTLTGSSVANVVGTGSFTIPMMKKLGYKSEFAGAVEATASTGGQLMPPIMGAAAFLMAEFTNTPYVRIISAACIPALLYYFGVFSGVHFEAKKLGLEGLPKDKLPKFGRIIKERGHLLIPIIIVIYLLIAGYTPIRAALGAIVTSILCASIKKETRLSFKDIVDGLEKGARGALTVIAACACAGIIIGVVTQTGLGLKMGSILVSIAKGKLLLTLFFTMITSLILGIGVPTTANYVITSTIAAPALLLMNVPVMAAHMFAFYFGIVADVTPPVCLAAVAAAGVAKSEPMRTGVQAARLAIAAFLIPYIFVYSPELLLIDVEPLEMVVIIITALIGIVCVAAALTGYFRANMSMIERGLFVFGGILLVTTDLKLNIAGAILLAAGYWMQRGKVKKEMIA; translated from the coding sequence ATGAAACAAAATAAAGATATAAAACCCCAAGAAATAGGAGAAATGAGTGGGGGTGATACACAGGATATATTAAGAAAATATGATAAGGGTTCAGATTTTCGTCAGCTAAAAGGATTTGCAGGTAAAGTCATATCTGCTCTTTTAATATGTTTTACTCTTTTTCAATTATATACAGGTGTATTTGGAGTTATGGATGCTATGCTTCAAAGAGCAGTACATTTAGCTTTTGGTTTATCCTTGGTATTCCTTTTGTATCCATCTAGAAAAAATTGGCCAAGAGAAAAGATGCACCCTGTAGATATTTTACTTGCGATTATAGCGGCTACTGTCTGCATGTATGTAGTAGTTTTTTACAAAGAACTTGTATTAAGAGCTGGAACGGTAAATACTACGGATATGATTATAGGAGTTTTGGCTATTATTTTAGTATTAGAGGCTGCTAGAAGAGTGATTGGGTGGCCTATGGTAATTATTGCGGGCTTATTTATTCTATATGCTTTATTTGGAGCTTATATTCCAGGGCAACTTGCTCATAGAGGAGTAGATATCGAAAATTTAGTTCAACAATTATTTTTTACAACAGAAGGAATATTTGGTATTCCTATAGGAGTATCTTCTACTTTTATATTTATGTTTTTATTATTTGGGGCTTATCTTGAAAAGACTGGAATGGGAGAATTCTTTATTGATAGTGCCAATGCATTGGCAGGGTTTGCAGCTGGAGGACCTGCAAAGGTTGCTGTAATTTCTAGTGGTTGTATGGGAACATTAACAGGAAGCTCTGTAGCCAATGTAGTTGGAACAGGAAGCTTTACAATCCCTATGATGAAAAAATTAGGATATAAAAGTGAGTTCGCTGGAGCTGTTGAAGCTACTGCATCAACTGGAGGACAACTGATGCCACCTATTATGGGTGCTGCGGCTTTTTTAATGGCAGAATTTACAAATACCCCATATGTAAGGATTATTTCTGCTGCTTGTATTCCAGCTTTATTATATTATTTTGGAGTGTTTTCTGGAGTGCATTTTGAGGCAAAAAAACTTGGGTTAGAAGGGCTTCCAAAAGATAAACTTCCTAAGTTTGGGCGCATCATAAAGGAAAGAGGTCATTTGCTTATTCCGATTATCATTGTAATTTATTTATTGATTGCAGGGTATACACCTATTCGAGCAGCATTAGGTGCTATTGTTACATCTATTTTATGTGCTTCTATTAAAAAAGAAACAAGATTAAGCTTTAAAGATATAGTAGATGGGTTAGAAAAAGGAGCAAGAGGAGCTTTAACAGTAATTGCTGCATGTGCTTGTGCAGGAATTATTATAGGGGTTGTAACTCAAACAGGGTTAGGACTTAAAATGGGTTCTATTTTGGTTAGTATTGCAAAAGGAAAGCTTCTTCTTACATTATTTTTTACTATGATAACTTCCTTAATTTTAGGAATCGGTGTTCCTACTACAGCCAATTATGTAATCACATCTACCATTGCAGCACCAGCTCTTTTATTGATGAATGTTCCTGTAATGGCAGCGCACATGTTTGCTTTTTATTTTGGGATCGTTGCAGATGTAACACCACCAGTTTGTCTAGCAGCTGTTGCAGCTGCAGGAGTAGCAAAATCTGAGCCTATGAGAACAGGAGTGCAGGCAGCTAGACTTGCTATAGCAGCATTTTTGATTCCATATATTTTTGTATATAGTCCTGAACTTTTACTGATTGATGTAGAGCCTCTTGAAATGGTTGTAATTATTATTACGGCTTTAATAGGAATTGTATGTGTAGCAGCAGCTCTTACAGGGTATTTTAGAGCAAATATGTCTATGATAGAAAGAGGATTATTTGTTTTTGGAGGAATATTACTTGTGACTACAGATCTAAAATTGAATATAGCAGGTGCGATTCTTTTGGCAGCAGGATATTGGATGCAAAGAGGAAAAGTAAAAAAAGAAATGATTGCATAG
- the tadA gene encoding tRNA adenosine(34) deaminase TadA — protein MREYYMKEALIEANKARELEEVPIGAVIVKDGQVIARAHNLRETAKDPTAHAEILAIQKAAKFLGGWRLSGCELYVTVEPCPMCAGAIILSRIDTLIIGTMDPKGGGAGSLFNIPEDERLNHKTKVIKGILKDECATLMKNFFKYLRNKNK, from the coding sequence ATGAGAGAATATTATATGAAAGAAGCCTTAATAGAGGCAAATAAAGCTAGAGAACTAGAAGAGGTGCCTATAGGAGCAGTGATTGTGAAAGATGGGCAAGTTATTGCAAGAGCTCATAATTTAAGAGAGACAGCGAAAGATCCTACAGCTCATGCAGAAATATTGGCTATTCAAAAGGCAGCCAAATTCTTAGGGGGATGGAGATTATCAGGCTGTGAGCTTTATGTAACGGTAGAGCCTTGTCCTATGTGTGCAGGTGCTATTATTCTTTCTAGGATAGATACACTGATTATAGGAACTATGGATCCAAAAGGTGGAGGTGCAGGTTCTTTATTTAATATTCCAGAAGATGAAAGATTAAATCATAAAACAAAAGTAATAAAAGGAATATTAAAGGATGAATGCGCAACACTTATGAAAAATTTTTTTAAATATCTTAGAAATAAAAATAAATAA
- a CDS encoding universal stress protein codes for MKKILIAYDGSDYAKKALLKGKEIAEKFGSSIKVVYVVDDTPFRRGLMETDVAFQKLKEAVLEKSHGMLEEGLKDLKDFSGKVDSAIEFGHPAHKIIEVAEKEDMDLIVMSNRGLGSFQKAMLGSVSHKVLSHSKVSVLIVK; via the coding sequence ATGAAAAAAATATTGATTGCTTATGACGGTTCAGATTATGCTAAGAAAGCTCTTTTAAAAGGAAAAGAAATAGCTGAAAAGTTTGGAAGTTCTATAAAGGTTGTTTATGTTGTAGATGATACTCCATTTCGAAGAGGATTAATGGAAACAGATGTGGCATTTCAAAAATTGAAAGAAGCTGTTTTAGAAAAAAGTCACGGAATGTTAGAAGAGGGATTGAAGGATTTGAAAGATTTTTCAGGAAAAGTGGATTCAGCTATAGAATTTGGACATCCTGCCCATAAAATTATTGAGGTGGCTGAAAAAGAAGATATGGATTTAATTGTAATGAGTAATAGAGGTTTAGGATCTTTTCAAAAGGCTATGTTAGGAAGTGTGTCTCATAAAGTATTGAGTCATTCAAAGGTCTCCGTTTTAATTGTAAAATAA